One Streptomyces sp. NBC_01237 genomic region harbors:
- a CDS encoding NAD(P)/FAD-dependent oxidoreductase translates to MQDWTATVHGEHSEQEVLRVERLLELNHVEYTHIEEKNPDTVRVELTPSGGGQTVIVNGFDLGELTAHLKLNTYTKKDSYDLVVVGSGPAGMSAALNAKTLFGWTTLIVEDNAPGGAAGTALNPINNYLGIPAGTKALDLAHTWMGQINAAGVEWLPGCRATAITQIEDPRKTGTEDSSLYPTYKLAIQRTDGKGPVDLYAGMVLIAAGLKPNRLGCTGEEQYLGRGVYYGTLPTDIARARKERVIGIVGAGDTASVAAILLAEEKAKDPAQRLQVAMFVRGKFGKDTIPGNVDRVREYVDRQFITVHEGTEVFSCLGKDRKLTGVEFGKTGHPESVEPLDLTALYVLTGGVADTQWLQGIGLRIVSDEDVKQRRYRKAGAVITGGIDSKLGSLTTTGADAIFAAGDVREGAVRRIAAAVGEGGAASLDMNAYLVTDGTWQTAIKEGTALYKYYEATAPRNLGSVAVLGGDALAP, encoded by the coding sequence ATGCAGGACTGGACGGCCACCGTTCACGGAGAGCACTCGGAGCAGGAGGTTCTGCGCGTGGAGCGACTCCTGGAACTGAACCATGTGGAATATACGCATATTGAGGAGAAGAACCCGGACACGGTCCGTGTCGAGCTCACGCCTTCCGGTGGTGGACAGACGGTCATTGTCAACGGGTTCGACCTGGGTGAACTGACAGCGCATCTGAAGCTGAACACCTATACCAAGAAGGACTCGTACGACCTCGTCGTCGTGGGGAGCGGCCCGGCGGGCATGTCCGCCGCTTTGAACGCGAAGACCCTGTTCGGCTGGACCACGCTCATCGTGGAGGACAACGCTCCCGGCGGGGCGGCCGGAACCGCACTCAATCCGATCAACAACTATCTGGGAATCCCCGCGGGGACCAAGGCCCTGGACCTGGCGCATACCTGGATGGGACAGATCAACGCGGCCGGGGTCGAGTGGCTTCCGGGGTGCAGGGCCACCGCGATCACACAGATCGAGGATCCCAGGAAGACCGGGACCGAGGACTCGTCCCTCTATCCCACGTACAAGCTCGCCATCCAGAGGACCGACGGCAAGGGCCCCGTCGACCTCTACGCGGGGATGGTGCTGATCGCCGCGGGCCTCAAGCCCAACCGGCTCGGATGTACAGGCGAAGAGCAGTATCTGGGCCGAGGTGTGTACTACGGCACGCTGCCGACCGACATCGCCAGGGCAAGGAAGGAACGTGTCATCGGGATCGTGGGCGCTGGAGACACCGCCTCCGTAGCCGCGATCCTGCTCGCCGAGGAGAAGGCGAAGGACCCGGCTCAGAGGCTGCAGGTGGCCATGTTCGTCCGGGGCAAATTCGGCAAGGACACGATCCCCGGCAATGTGGACAGGGTGAGGGAATACGTGGACCGGCAGTTCATCACGGTCCACGAAGGAACGGAGGTTTTCAGCTGCCTGGGGAAGGACAGGAAACTGACCGGCGTCGAGTTCGGGAAGACCGGGCATCCCGAGAGCGTGGAACCGCTTGACCTGACCGCCCTCTACGTCCTGACCGGCGGCGTCGCCGACACCCAGTGGCTTCAAGGGATCGGGCTGCGGATCGTCTCCGACGAGGACGTGAAGCAGCGCCGCTACCGGAAGGCCGGCGCGGTGATCACCGGAGGAATCGACAGCAAGCTGGGTTCGCTCACGACGACGGGGGCGGACGCCATCTTCGCCGCTGGGGACGTGCGCGAGGGCGCGGTACGACGCATCGCGGCCGCCGTGGGAGAAGGCGGGGCGGCCTCCCTGGACATGAACGCCTATCTGGTCACGGACGGCACATGGCAGACGGCCATCAAGGAGGGGACAGCGCTCTACAAGTACTACGAGGCCACAGCACCCAGGAACCTAGGGTCTGTTGCGGTACTCGGTGGGGATGCCTTGGCTCCATGA
- a CDS encoding SigE family RNA polymerase sigma factor, which translates to MKSAQEDEYVEFVAVRAKALYRSAYVLAAGDTHLAEDLVQETLGRVYVHWKRVAGADSPAAYAQTVLVRTFLSLRRRRSTGERPVGSVPDSAAAGPDAALRVTLLDALGQLPPRDRAVLLLRYWEDRSVEETAGMLRLSSGAVRSQGTRALNRVRALLGDSLSDLVVH; encoded by the coding sequence GTGAAATCAGCACAGGAGGATGAGTACGTGGAGTTCGTGGCGGTGAGGGCGAAGGCGTTGTACCGGTCGGCGTATGTGCTGGCGGCGGGGGACACGCACCTTGCCGAGGATCTGGTGCAGGAGACTCTCGGGCGGGTGTATGTGCACTGGAAGCGGGTGGCGGGGGCGGACAGTCCGGCGGCTTATGCCCAGACGGTTCTGGTCCGTACTTTCCTCAGTCTGCGGCGCCGGCGGAGCACCGGGGAGCGTCCGGTCGGGAGTGTGCCCGACAGTGCGGCGGCGGGCCCGGATGCGGCTTTGCGGGTCACTCTGCTGGACGCGCTCGGTCAGCTGCCGCCCCGGGACCGGGCGGTGCTGCTGCTGCGCTACTGGGAGGACCGCAGTGTCGAGGAGACCGCCGGGATGCTCAGGCTGAGCAGCGGCGCGGTCCGTTCTCAGGGCACCCGGGCACTGAACCGGGTGCGTGCGTTGCTCGGTGACAGCCTGTCGGACCTGGTTGTGCACTGA
- a CDS encoding helix-turn-helix domain-containing protein, whose product MDQGPTLTERDRRALGPATLDLATAFLVCRPGLLDRVQPESRTRMLLARIDHFIDANLTDRTLSPSDIAAHHHLSVRTLHTLFRQRERTVSATIRHRRLEGARAALSNPRLRTLPIRAVAAQWGFTDATLFSRTFRVT is encoded by the coding sequence ATGGACCAGGGCCCCACACTCACCGAGCGGGACCGCAGAGCGCTCGGGCCCGCGACCCTGGATCTGGCCACCGCCTTCCTCGTATGTCGGCCCGGCCTGCTCGACCGGGTACAGCCGGAGTCCCGCACCCGAATGCTGCTGGCCCGTATCGACCACTTCATCGACGCCAACCTCACGGATCGGACGCTGTCTCCCTCGGACATCGCCGCACACCACCACCTGTCCGTCCGCACGCTCCACACACTGTTCCGGCAGCGGGAGCGGACCGTGTCCGCGACGATCCGCCACCGGCGGTTGGAGGGGGCGCGAGCCGCGCTCAGCAATCCGCGCCTACGTACGCTGCCGATCCGCGCCGTCGCCGCGCAATGGGGCTTCACTGACGCGACCTTGTTCAGCCGCACCTTCCGCGTGACTTAG
- a CDS encoding alpha/beta fold hydrolase translates to MTTVNANEVVLGIESFGDDAAPLVLLVGGTTMLSWPDALCERLAAGGRRVVRYDLRDSGESTTADPEAPAYNLRDLAADAAALVDTLGGGPAHLAGIGVGGMVAQVAVLDRPGAFSALTLAGTRAVAPGPPDDDLPDHDQATMGRLFAHSMPDWTDREAVGEFAAAGAEILGDDPVAARARAERIWDRTPGTVPPVQMANQMGLVFSKLDCTPRWRERLPGIEVPTLVVHGRRDRFFPVGNGEAIAREIPGARLLVLEEAATAIPDAAAQEVAEAMLALG, encoded by the coding sequence ATGACCACCGTCAACGCCAATGAGGTCGTCCTGGGCATCGAGTCCTTCGGTGACGACGCCGCGCCACTCGTGTTGCTCGTGGGCGGGACGACGATGCTCTCCTGGCCCGACGCGCTCTGCGAGCGCCTCGCCGCGGGCGGGCGCCGCGTGGTGCGCTACGACCTGCGCGACAGCGGCGAGTCGACGACGGCGGACCCGGAGGCGCCCGCCTACAACCTGCGCGACCTCGCCGCCGACGCGGCGGCTCTTGTCGACACGCTCGGCGGAGGGCCCGCGCACCTCGCGGGGATCGGCGTCGGTGGGATGGTTGCTCAGGTGGCCGTGCTCGACCGTCCGGGCGCGTTCTCGGCACTCACCCTGGCCGGCACCCGCGCGGTCGCGCCCGGCCCGCCCGACGACGACCTCCCCGACCATGACCAGGCGACGATGGGCCGACTTTTCGCGCACTCGATGCCCGACTGGACCGACCGTGAGGCGGTGGGGGAGTTCGCTGCCGCCGGTGCGGAGATCCTCGGCGACGACCCGGTCGCCGCGCGCGCGAGAGCCGAGCGCATCTGGGACCGCACGCCCGGCACCGTACCCCCGGTCCAGATGGCCAACCAGATGGGCCTGGTGTTCTCCAAGCTCGACTGCACACCCCGCTGGCGCGAGCGCCTGCCCGGGATCGAGGTGCCCACGCTCGTCGTCCACGGCCGCCGTGACCGGTTCTTCCCCGTCGGCAACGGCGAGGCGATCGCACGCGAGATCCCTGGTGCGCGGCTGCTCGTCCTCGAAGAGGCCGCCACTGCGATCCCCGATGCGGCGGCACAGGAGGTCGCCGAAGCGATGCTCGCGCTCGGGTAG
- a CDS encoding GNAT family N-acetyltransferase, with product MPELKRLHVSHAPAVLAFELSNRAYFAASVSDRGDDFFARFTDRYNALLAEQETGICAFYVLVAEDGSVLGRFNLVDIEDRAAELGYRVAQHVAGRGVATATVREVCRLAAAEHGLRTLRAATACRNAASQKVLTKAGFVPVGRADPAHIGGKQGTWYQRDLVLRPAGTLLPEDRLRESPGHR from the coding sequence ATGCCCGAGCTGAAGCGGCTGCACGTCAGCCATGCCCCGGCGGTCCTGGCCTTCGAGTTGTCGAATCGCGCCTACTTCGCTGCCTCGGTCTCCGACCGCGGCGACGACTTCTTCGCCCGGTTCACCGACAGGTACAACGCCTTGCTGGCTGAGCAGGAGACGGGCATCTGCGCCTTCTACGTGCTCGTCGCCGAGGACGGCTCGGTACTCGGCAGGTTCAACCTGGTCGACATCGAGGACCGCGCCGCGGAACTCGGCTACCGGGTCGCGCAGCACGTCGCCGGCCGCGGCGTGGCGACCGCGACCGTCAGGGAAGTGTGCCGGCTGGCGGCGGCCGAGCACGGGCTGCGCACGTTGCGAGCGGCCACGGCCTGCCGGAATGCCGCGTCCCAAAAGGTGCTGACCAAAGCCGGGTTCGTCCCCGTCGGCCGCGCCGACCCCGCCCACATCGGCGGCAAGCAGGGCACCTGGTATCAGCGCGACCTGGTGCTCCGGCCGGCCGGCACGCTCCTGCCTGAGGACCGGCTGCGGGAGAGCCCCGGCCACCGCTGA